The following proteins come from a genomic window of Sardina pilchardus chromosome 13, fSarPil1.1, whole genome shotgun sequence:
- the LOC134100004 gene encoding putative gustatory receptor clone PTE03, with protein MENGSRPHYFYLTMYKDQRNFRYVYFTFVLILYLVILCLNISITLIIILEKMLHQPMYILIACLSMNSLYGATGLLPKMLTDLLSDTHAVSRSACFLQILVIYTYGSYEFTILTLMAYDRHVAICEPLKYHSIMTARALTIMVVVALLYPLCAIGANVSLAFRLPLCGNELRKLYCSNWSVVQLSCVDTTLNNIIGMIITVVTVFLPLYFILYSYIKILVICQRNSSDFKRKAMHTCLPHIVTFVNYSIAVFCEIFFSRYDLPDVVAVILSLEFLIIPPVLNPLVYGLNFPEIHRRIFFFLTSSKISMTPE; from the coding sequence ATGGAAAATGGATCTCGCCCACACTATTTTTACCTAACTATGTACAAAGATCAACGGAATTTCAGAtatgtatattttacatttgTATTGATATTATACCTTGTTATTCTTTGTTTAAATATATCTATTACACTGATCATAATTTTGGAAAAAATGTTGCATCAACCTATGTACATCTTAATTGCTTGTCTTTCAATGAACTCTCTTTATGGTGCCACTGGTTTGCTTCCAAAGATGTTAACTGATCTTCTGTCAGATACTCACGCAGTATCTCGTTCTGCATGTTTTCTACAGATTTTAGTCATTTACACATATGGGTCATATGAATTCACTATTCTAACATTGATGGCGTATGATCGCCATGTAGCTATTTGTGAACCCCTAAAATATCACAGTATCATGACAGCAAGGGCACTTACTATAATGGTAGTTGTTGCTTTGTTATATCCATTGTGTGCCATTGGTGCCAATGTAAGCTTAGCTTTTAGGTTACCTTTATGTGGTAATGAATTAAGAAAACTGTACTGCAGTAACTGGTCTGTAGTTCAACTTTCTTGCGTTGACACTACATTGAACAACATAATAGGAATGATCATTACAGTAGTGACAGTTTTTCTtccattgtattttattttgtattcctATATTAAAATTCTTGTAATCTGTCAAAGGAACTCCTCTGATTTCAAAAGAAAAGCCATGCACACCTGTCTTCCACACATAGTGACATTTGTCAACTACTCAATTGCTGTTTTTTGTGAAATATTTTTTAGTCGTTATGACCTTCCAGATGTAGTAGCTGTGATTCTATCTCTGGAATTCCTTATCATACCACCGGTTTTAAACCCTCTTGTTTATGGATTaaattttccagaaatacacaggagaatattttttttcttaactTCCTCAAAAATATCAATGACTCCTGAATGA
- the LOC134100005 gene encoding uncharacterized protein LOC134100005, whose product MAFQTYVREYSKAKYKTNKTFQTYVRDYSKAKYKRNKTFQTHVRDYSKAKYKRNKTFQTSVRDYSKAKYKTNKKFQTFVRDYSKAKYKTNRPFQNLVRHYSHIKYKKNIVFQNKIKKHNKRRYQENENIRVNKITKRRENYLWQKKQGDIDVAIDRFRQEVSRGPEYTCSVCHRILFRKQVVECKRQNYESKRAEVAALANRCITLQYLHVCDVECAQKCHLSDSPSSKLWICHTCHRKILGGKLPEESVTNNMHLDDIPAELKCLNSLEQHLIARHIPFMKLLCLPRGRQRACHGPCVSVPVNNANVTNILPRNECDDKMIRVKLKRKLTYKGHYEYMYVHTDRVRNALRYLMANNKWYGDVTMNDEWVNSLNGTDQHEENTKQETPDNSDDENVPEEQAEEDVTYIKDQNGLLSDTSLQPVDLGSEIIDQNFQDILNVAPGEGNSPVRLLSDKTNEAKCFPVLYPSGGPTFHDERESKITLSRYLNTRILNADGRFAQNTDFIFYAQYISEVHQVVSGVSVALRKGGGNFSLKDASPDMLLNSDSLGKILRNDEGYKFLRGIRGTPPYWMSVQKDLFAMIRQLSIPTFFASFSSADLRWPEMLNSILRIEGKHTSVDDLDWSDKCGLIRRNPVTAARMFDHRWHCFLRDVIMSPAEPIGKIKDYFYRVEFQQRGSPHVHCLFWVENAPKIDKESDDEVAQFIDTYITCEIPPKTDAELYEVVSSVQRHSTRHSKTCRKKNTVCRFNFPRPPSSCTFITRGGNCEDLSGNDDNTSASTIIKDVKTALTMPDMNFDTADAFFESLGIDQGLFEKAYNICSKKKSVVLKRNPGDIWVNQYNKELLRAWQGNMDIQYVTDAFSVVVYILSYITKAEQEMGLLLQRAQDESMNGNLDAKAAFKQLGSVYLHNREVSAQEAVYRLTHMHLKECSRDVQFIPVGDNPVRMSLPLHVIQAKAQFQQSNDESSIWMTNVIERYKSRPQNEQFEDLCLASFCSEYRVLSKSQVPTERDSHDIIQLNNNCGFVKRRTRTEPAVVRYPRFSPTKNAEKYFHSLLQLFLPYYEDRHLKPPHYDTYEDFYKNGAVKCGVDVQRVHSIVDTNKALFEKESDEIDRAKQLLEENIDLEDAWAQICPETERERLRCLDLMKDKVVDDEGDDDDKLIPDLTANPQTTCTLETNHVSMPRPDALHLLRSLNEEQSAIFYAVRKWCLQKLFGQNPEPLRLFITGGAGTGKSHLIKAIHYESTRLLSQIAENPEDLTVLLTAPTGVAAYNIGAATIHNTFSIGVNVKLPYQPLGDEKVNSLRTKMGSLQILIIDEVSMVDHRLLAYIHGRLRQIKQTGDYSLFAKVSLICVGDFFQLKPVKGTSLYAENNGANLWDNNFEVAELTKVVRQENVAFAEMLNRLRVRKKNEPLTDRDVLTLKQRETGEESTDIHLYATNAEVDEYNVRRLQEICPDAISIRAQDFVRNPKTGRMERKVGFHKQVFNSCLPKCVSLGVGARVMLKKNIDVSDGLVNGACGTVVEIIQSQKEDDIPTAIHVEFEDPNVGKIQRSKAKRVSERSTIVEVQEEQVANNGGVRRQFPISLAWSVTVHKCQGLTVERAVVSLKKIFAPGQAYVALSRVRTVDGLIIEDFKESAIYCDNNVDSAMKSLPEFNFGMSVSSNMNPVCTVALHNVQSLNAHIQDVQSHKALMNADCICLTETWLNVDTEEGPQLPGYVFKHNPRGNCYDDSEPAFAALKQQQRGGVGVYCSENIDAQVSIPERCNLECLYFEIPHANLTAAVLYRPSSYKIDMFREQLLQVIFELEKHPGRKLIMGDFNEDIFASSTILKLLERHGYTQHVQAATTEKVLLLEHNLAKDLHQSQGLLSIMDIHQQRSLPSDLHQSF is encoded by the exons ATGGCCTTTCAGACTTATGTGCGTGAGTACTCCAAAGCgaaatataaaacaaacaagacatttCAGACATATGTGCGTGATTACTCCAAAGCCAAATATAAGAGAAACAAGACATTTCAGACTCATGTGCGTGATTACTCCAAAGCCAAATATAAGAGAAACAAGACATTTCAGACTTCTGTGCGTGATTACTCCAAAGCCAAATATAAGACAAACAAGAAATTTCAGACTTTTGTGCGTGATTACTCCAAAGCCAAATATAAGACAAACAGGCCATTCCAGAATCTTGTCCGTCATTACAGTCATATAAAGTACAAGAAAAACATTGTATTCCAGAACAAAATTAAAAAGCATAATAAGAGGAGGTATCAAGAAAATGAAAACATCCgtgtaaataaaataacaaaaagaCGTGAGAATTATTTATGGCAGAAGAAACAGGGAGACATTGATGTGGCTATTGATCGTTTTCGTCAAGAGGTCAGCCGCGGTCCTGAATATACATGTTCAGTCTGTCATCGTATACTCTTCAGGAAGCAGGTGGTTGAGTGTAAAAGACAGAACTATGAAAGCAAAAGAGCAGAAGTGGCTGCATTGGCTAATAGATGCATAACATTGcaatatttacatgtgtgtgatgttgaaTGTGCGCAGAAATGTCATTTGTCTGATAGTCCATCAAGCAAATTATGGATTTGCCATACATGCCATCGTAAAATACTTGGAGGAAAACTTCCCGAAGAGAGTGTTACCAACAACATGCATTTGGATGATATTCCGGCAGAACTTAAATGTCTTAACTCTTTGGAACAACATCTCATCGCACGTCACATTCCCTTCATGAAACTGTTGTGTTTGCCTCGAGGCCGCCAGAGAGCTTGCCATGGTCCTTGTGTCTCTGTTCCTGTTAATAACGCAAATGTGACAAATATACTCCCAAGAAATGAATGCGATGACAAGATGATTAGAGTGAAATTGAAACGCAAGTTGACATATAAAGGTCATTACGAGTACATGTATGTCCACACTGATCGTGTCAGAAATGCACTGAGGTATTTGATGGCAAACAATAAATGGTACGGTGATGTGACTATGAATGACGAATGGGTAAACTCTCTGAATGGCACTGACCAGCATGAGGAAAATACCAAACAGGAAACACCTGATAACAGCGATGATGAAAATGTTCCTGAAGAGCAAGCAGAGGAAGATGTGACTTATATCAAAGATCAGAATGGGCTTTTGTCAGATACATCATTGCAACCTGTCGATCTGGGTTCAGAGATCATTGATCAGAATTTTCAGGATATACTTAATGTGGCACCAGGAGAAGGTAACAGTCCAGTGAGGTTGCTGTCCGATAAAACGAACGAGGCAAAATGTTTCCCTGTTTTGTATCCATCTGGTGGACCTACATTCCATGATGAAAGAGAGTCCAAAATAACTCTGTCACGTTACCTGAATACACGCATTCTGAATGCAGATGGCCGTTTTGCACAGAACACAGACTTCATTTTTTACGCCCAGTACATATCAGAAGTGCATCAAGTTGTATCTGGTGTATCAGTGGCGTTACGCAAAGGTGGCGGCAACTTCTCTCTGAAAGACGCATCACCAGACATGTTGTTGAACTCAGACTCGTTGGGTAAGATATTGCGTAATGACGAAGGATACAAGTTCTTACGAGGGATTCGTGGCACACCTCCATACTGGATGTCAGTTCAGAAAGATTTGTTTGCCATGATAAGACAACTCTCCATACCCACGTTCTTTGCATCTTTCAGCTCTGCAGATTTGAGATGGCCTGAAATGCTGAACTCTATTCTAAGAATAGAAGGTAAACACACATCTGTTGATGATCTTGACTGGTCTGACAAATGTGGACTCATACGTCGAAACCCTGTGACAGCAGCAAGAATGTTTGATCACCGATGGCATTGCTTTCTCCGTGATGTAATCATGTCGCCAGCAGAACCCATAGGCAAAATAAAGGACTACTTTTATCGTGTTGAATTTCAACAGCGTGGTTCTCCTCACGTGCACTGTCTTTTTTGGGTTGAAAATGCTCCCAAGATTGATaaagagagtgatgatgaagtgGCACAGTTCATAGATACATACATCACCTGTGAGATTCCACCAAAAACGGATGCAGAGCTTTACGAGGTTGTGAGCAGCGTACAGAGGCACAGCACAAGACACTCTAAGACTTGCCGCAAGAAAAACACAGTGTGCAGGTTCAACTTCCCACGACCACCATCAAGCTGTACTTTCATCACAAGAGGCGGTAACTGTGAGGACTTGAGTGGCAATGATGACAATACAAGTGCGAGTACAATAATAAAGGATGTTAAAACTGCGTTGACCATGCCTGACATGAATTTTGATACAGCTGATGCATTTTTTGAGTCTCTTGGAATAGATCAAGGTTTGTTTGAAAAGGCGTACAACATATGTTCCAAAAAGAAAAGCGTTGTCCTGAAACGAAATCCTGGAGACATTTGGGTGAACCAGTACAACAAAGAATTACTCCGTGCTTGGCAAGGCAACATGGATATTCAGTATGTTACAGATGCCTTTTCAGTTGTGGTCTACATACTGTCGTACATCACAAAAGCAGAACAAGAAATGGGTTTGCTCTTACAACGTGCCCAAGACGAGTCAATGAACGGCAATCTGGATGCAAAAGCAGCATTCAAACAGCTTGGAAGTGTATACCTACACAACAGAGAAGTTTCAGCCCAAGAGGCGGTGTATCgattaacacacatgcacttgaAAGAATGCTCTCGTGACGTACAGTTTATTCCAGTTGGTGATAATCCTGTTAGGATGAGTTTGCCTTTGCATGTAATCCAAGCTAAAGCTCAGTTCCAACAGTCTAATGACGAAAGCAGCATTTGGATGACCAATGTGATCGAGAGGTATAAAAGCAGACCCCAGAATGAACAATTTGAGGATTTATGCCTGGCCAGTTTTTGTTCAGAATACAGAGTTCTATCAAAGTCACAGGTTCCGACTGAAAGAGATTCACATGACATTATACAGCTCAACAACAACTGTGGCTTTGTGAAACGAAGGACCCGAACTGAACCTGCTGTTGTGAGATACCCCAGATTTTCTCCCACAAAAAACGCAGAAAAGTACTTCCATTCGTTGCTGCAACTGTTTCTGCCTTACTATGAAGACCGTCACCTGAAACCACCCCACTATGATACATATGAGGATTTCTACAAAAATGGTGCAGTGAAATGTGGCGTTGATGTCCAAAGAGTACATTCGATTGTGGATACCAACAAAGCTTTATTTGAAAAAGAAAGTGATGAGATTGACAGAGCTAAGCAGTTGCTGGAGGAAAACATTGATTTAGAAGATGCCTGGGCTCAGATATGTCCTGAAACAGAAAGGGAGCGTCTTCGTTGTTTGGATCTGATGAAAGACAAAGTTGTAGATGAtgaaggtgatgatgatgacaaactCATTCCTGACCTGACAGCAAACCCACAAACTACATGCACTTTGGAAACAAATCATGTGTCAATGCCCAGACCGGATGCATTGCATTTATTGAGATCATTAAATGAAGAACAGTCTGCTATATTCTATGCTGTTCGTAAGTGGTGTTTGCAGAAACTGTTTGGACAAAATCCTGAACCGTTGCGATTATTCATTACTGGTGGAGCAGGAACGGGGAAAAGCCATTTAATCAAAGCGATACATTATGAATCTACCAGGCTGTTGTCACAGATTGCTGAAAATCCTGAGGATCTCACTGTGCTTCTAACAGCACCCACAGGAGTGGCTGCATATAACATTGGCGCTGCAACAATTCACAATACATTCTCCATTGGTGTAAATGTCAAACTGCCCTATCAACCGCTAGGTGATGAGAAAGTCAATTCCTTGCGAACCAAAATGGGCAGCTTGCAAATTTTGAtcattgatgaagtgtccatgGTCGACCACCGTCTTCTTGCCTACATTCATGGTAGACTGCGCCAAATCAAGCAGACTGGTGATTATTCCTTGTTTGCAAAAGTTTCCCTGATTTGTGTGGGTGATTTTTTTCAACTCAAGCCTGTGAAAGGAACGTCTCTTTATGCTGAGAACAATGGAGCTAACCTGTGGGACAACAACTTTGAGGTTGCTGAACTGACCAAAGTCGTTAGACAAGAAAATGTAGCATTTGCTGAAATGCTTAATCGTCTCAGAGTCCGTAAAAAGAACGAGCCTCTCACCGACCGTGATGTTCTCACATTGAAGCAGCGTGAAACTGGTGAGGAATCTACGGACATTCATTTGTATGCCACAAATGCGGAAGTTGATGAATATAACGTGAGGAGACTGCAAGAGATCTGCCCAGACGCAATCAGCATACGCGCTCAAGACTTTGTCCGAAATCCCAAAACTGGAAGAATGGAACGGAAAGTTGGCTTTCACAAGCAAGTTTTCAACTCTTGCTTGCCTAAATGTGTTTCGTTGGGTGTTGGAGCAAGGGTCATGTTGAAGAAAAACATAGACGTGTCTGATGGCCTTGTCAACGGAGCATGTGGCACAGTCGTGGAAATCATTCAAAGTCAAAAAGAGGATGACATCCCTACAGCTATCCATGTGGAGTTTGAAGACCCTAATGTAGGAAAAATCCAGAGGTCAAAAGCCAAACGAGTTTCTGAACGTTCAACGATAGTGGAAGTGCAAGAGGAACAAGTGGCTAATAATGGTGGAGTACGAAGGCAATTTCCGATTAGCCTGGCCTGGTCAGTAACTGTACATAAATGTCAAGGGCTTACTGTTGAAAGGGCTGTTGTATCACTCAAGAAGATCTTTGCTCCAGGGCAAGCATATGTTGCGTTAAGTCGCGTGAGAACTGTCGATGGGCTGATAATTGAAGACTTCAAAGAATCTGCCATATATTGTGATAACAACGTAGATTCAGCTATGAAAAGCTTGCCTGAATTTAACTTTGGAATGTCTGTTTCATCCAACATGAACCCTGTGTGCACAGTAGCacttcataatgtacagagttTGAATGCTCACATTCAGGATGTTCAATCCCATAAAGCCCTCATGAATGCTGACTGTATTTGCTTAACAGAGACATGGCTCAATGTAGACACTGAAGAAGGGCCACAACTTCCAGGATACGTCTTCAAACACAATCCGAGGGGAAACTGCTACGATGACTCCGAGCCAGCCTTTGCAGcgctgaaacaacaacaaagaggtGGAGTTGGTGTGTATTGTTCAGAAAACATTGACGCGCAGGTGTCAATTCCAGAAAGATGCAATTTGGAATgtctgtattttgaaataccaCATGCAAATCTGACTGCTGCTGTGTTGTACAGGCCTAGCTCTTATAAGATTGACATGTTTCGAGAACAGTTATTACAGGTAATCTTTGAACTTGAGAAGCATCCAGGGAGAAAACTCATCATGGGAGACTTCAATGAGGACATCTTCGCATCTTCTACAATTCTCAAGTTACTGGAGCGGCATGGATACACTCAGCATGTGCAAGCAGCTACAACTGAAAAAG TCCTCCTCCTGGAACACAACCTTGCCAAGGACCTGCACCAATCACAGGGTCTGCTTAGTATCATGGACATCCACCAGCAACGCAGCCTTCCGAGTGACCTGCACCAGTCCTTCTGA